The DNA segment TAAATAACGTACACTAAACGCATACTGAAATACCCATAATGCACAGTGGTCACACATAACGAGGTGTCTGAAATCGCATGTTCCTTTGTGGTGAACAGAGCTGTTTTGGGAATAACTGGCCGCTTGTATGAACACACGGTAACAGTCCGCCTATTGGTGGCGCTACTTTATGCTTTATACATCAACAGTGACTGATACAAATGGCTAGAAAACCAGGTGAGCTctatctaataaaacccacctcccagatgaaaaaaatatatatataaattaataaaataaaagcctgaaaacaaaccacagaaaacgttattcatttatttacagttcAATCTGCTGCAGAACCAAAACTACCCTGTCAGCTGGATCTCAGCTCTAAGGCACGAAGCAGACATGGACTAATAAACGACAGAGTAACAAATGACCTGTACCTTGACCAGTCTCAGCATCTgcctacaaaaataaataatattttataatctgAAAACAACCATCTAAAGAGATGGACTCCTGGATCTCAATCTCGCACTTTATGCAAATTAGCAACAATCCATTTAAATTTGGTCAGCTGGGAGAATTCAAATAAGCTATAGTTTTATAAAGACAATACTGACTAAAGttaataaaggaaaaaaatacatatgCAAATACATGCATTAAGAGGGAGTTTCTGAAAGGGACACATAGCCACGACGACAGCGCTGAGGAATACGGCAGATCAGTCCATCACAGCTTGGCCAGACTCCTCTCTAAAGCCTCGATGTCGGCGTCCTCGTCGCCACCCTTGTTGCCACGGGCACTGCACTCCACAAACTCCACCTTCATGGGCAGCTGAGAGAACTCGAAGTCCTTCCCCCTTTTCCCCAGGTACAGCACCGCTGTCCCATCCGAGCCATCCTGAGAGGTGAGGGCCGCAGAGCGAGTCATCCTCAGAGTGTTCCTGCAGGGACAGGCAGCTTCTTGAATAGTGGTTCACTGTACTATAATAATCAAggcaacatcatcatcatcatcatcatcatcggtTGTTGGTCATTTTTCACAACGGGGTAAAAATGGGCAAATCACACCaggttaatggaagagaaaaaGACCAGCCAGAAAACGTGAGGTCAAATTTAAGTGGTTTAACAGACCACTGGTGACggttggctgtggcatcacctgcAACAAGCAATCAGCAATCTCCCGATGTTAGGACCGATGCTCAGACTGCTGTGTTTATTAGGCTCTGGCAACCCATGCCACTCCACAGTATGATGTGATGCAGTACTTCTGATTAAGTTCACTGAATAATTATGTAGTTCTTCATCGGCTGGATCAGAGGTGCTCAGTCAAGCAATACTGGAAAACAATGTTTTTGTGATATTATGCTGCAAGCAAACGGGCAGTTTTTCAGGACAagctaattaaaataaattgacaaataaataattaaaataaataaattggtccaaaaaaaataaataaattatatatatataatccatGAAGGacatttaattcattcattaatgaaTGGAGGTTAAAGTTAGACCTGAATAGGAACATTTCAGGCTTCCAAATGCACGACTGTCTGGCTAAAGGACATGGAAGTAAAATTGTATGTGAAAGCTCAGACACCCCTGCTCAGATCAAGTGAATATTAGATCTATTATAtctaaatcagattttttttttattatatttattattattttatatgttttaattgTGTATTATTCTAttactttatttaattattataacactaaatgtaacatttttaatacatataaaacaaaCTGTGACATCCTATTGTTCCCTAATgggttaaattaagcaaataatcAGTAACTCTgaccaggggtgcacaaactttagTAAGTGACCATATCATTTACAATTGTCAGGCATCCTCATTCGCTTGCCAGCTTACTTCTGCAAATTCTGTTATTTAACATAAACAATAAACTCTAATATGAACAGTCTGATTGTGCAGTTTATTACTAACGAAAGTCAAATTTGGGAAAGTGGACACTCacagctccttctccagctgctgctggatCAGTTTGGCGGACTTTGCCATGGTGACATCTACAAGAAACGGGAGAAAAAGAGTATTCAGCTCTTGTTCAGAATCACCTTCTGAACACTTTCAGAAAGTGCAAGCTGCAGTTTGTGGGTTCTTGCAGAGCCCACGCCACCATGCTAATGGCTTCGCAACATCTAAATAACCACAGAACGTTAAAAATGTCAAGACGCAGAACACAAACCACTTCGGGTaaacgtgtgagtgtgtggggggTTTTGTTGAGCGCAACAGCTCTGCAACACTGTGCTCAGACCTTGCTTGTTGCACGCAATCAGCAGAGCTGGGGCATTCCTGGTCACCACGCTGTCCGTCAGCAGGGAgtacagcaactcagccacgtCCTTTACCTCCTTCTGGAAGACTGCGCTGTCCACAACGAATACGATCGCTCTAGAGTCCGAACAAGAACAACAGTCAGCCATGCGTACTGAACCATAAGAACTGGGTATATAGCATATTCTGGCtttctggatcagtgttttAGGTCTACACTGACTTCAGTACAGTATGACTTGATATGCAGGCAACTACAtcttggccattttatcagaaac comes from the Salminus brasiliensis chromosome 23, fSalBra1.hap2, whole genome shotgun sequence genome and includes:
- the srprb gene encoding signal recognition particle receptor subunit beta; its protein translation is MDEKINLDLEDFSSEPFLDSLVKEIVEQDPKFLIGVFVALAVVIITIVLLKFVFGTQTKRSNVLLVGLCDAGKTLLFSRLLAGRFTSTQTSISENSASYRTKNERGTTWTLVDLPGHESLRPQFLEKFKASARAIVFVVDSAVFQKEVKDVAELLYSLLTDSVVTRNAPALLIACNKQDVTMAKSAKLIQQQLEKELNTLRMTRSAALTSQDGSDGTAVLYLGKRGKDFEFSQLPMKVEFVECSARGNKGGDEDADIEALERSLAKL